The following are encoded together in the Poseidonibacter lekithochrous genome:
- the lptB gene encoding LPS export ABC transporter ATP-binding protein codes for MNHRLEVKDITKSIKKTQILHGISLEVKSGEIVGLLGPNGAGKTTTFYTVCGLVKPSTGNVYFDDKDITSLPLHKRALKGIGYLPQESSIFKDLSVEDNLMLAAQIVTDDKEEQHKRVEELLEIFNIEPIRQRKGVSLSGGERRRTEIARALVSHPKFLLLDEPFAGVDPIAVKDIQEIIHQLTKINIGVLITDHNVRETLEICDRAYVMKAGSLLVSGTSEEIKKDTKVREHYLGEDFSF; via the coding sequence TTGAATCATAGACTAGAAGTAAAAGATATTACAAAATCAATTAAAAAAACTCAAATTTTACATGGTATCTCACTAGAAGTAAAATCAGGTGAAATTGTTGGCTTACTTGGACCAAATGGAGCAGGAAAAACTACAACATTTTATACTGTATGTGGTCTTGTAAAACCATCAACTGGAAATGTATATTTTGATGATAAAGATATTACATCATTACCTTTACATAAAAGGGCCCTAAAAGGTATTGGTTACTTACCACAAGAGTCTTCAATTTTCAAAGACTTATCTGTTGAAGACAACTTAATGTTAGCAGCACAAATTGTTACAGATGATAAAGAAGAGCAACACAAAAGAGTTGAAGAGCTACTTGAAATCTTTAATATTGAACCAATTAGACAAAGAAAAGGTGTTTCTTTATCTGGTGGTGAGAGAAGAAGAACAGAAATAGCAAGAGCTTTAGTTTCTCATCCAAAATTCTTATTACTTGATGAACCTTTTGCAGGTGTTGATCCAATTGCAGTAAAAGATATTCAAGAAATTATTCATCAATTAACTAAAATTAATATTGGTGTTTTAATTACAGATCATAATGTTAGAGAAACATTAGAAATTTGTGATAGAGCTTATGTTATGAAAGCAGGGTCTTTATTAGTTAGTGGAACAAGTGAAGAGATTAAAAAAGATACAAAAGTAAGAGAACATTACTTAGGTGAAGACTTTAGTTTCTAA
- a CDS encoding S4 domain-containing protein, which yields MRIDKFLNAVNITKRRAVAEDMLEHKVVHINGIAVKKAKEVKVGDMVEIKYLEKTDKFQVLQIPTNKSTPKSKMDEYVKKIEG from the coding sequence ATGAGAATAGATAAATTTTTAAATGCAGTAAATATTACAAAAAGAAGAGCAGTTGCTGAAGACATGCTGGAACACAAAGTTGTTCATATAAATGGCATAGCAGTGAAAAAAGCCAAAGAAGTTAAAGTTGGAGACATGGTTGAGATTAAATATCTTGAGAAAACCGACAAATTTCAAGTTTTACAAATCCCAACAAATAAATCAACTCCAAAATCTAAAATGGATGAATACGTTAAGAAAATTGAAGGATAA
- a CDS encoding EAL domain-containing protein, which produces MRFNVLIADISLKDFKDFNQFIKDKLDDINISFSSNGDEILFNIENSNLVLLSTSIDNHSEIIEKCNDLGIYVILLANELPSGSSSLREMDILIKPLNYEEILSKFEYYTRAFKKDSFLQKEHELSSSVIKNINNPLFITDGFNAIFTNDHFNKLTGCENENEVNRKYNVISNAFEIEETSTVTKENKDWLKYCDEKGTKVCIINENDEKKFFSIQRINLTHNNTSIILLTDISHEIKYKNDLDNLLYTDNLTKLPNRARLIEQLQSNKDLILESISILDINSFKEINDFFGHKIGDSILKGVGELIYASIENYPDLSLYKFPADTYCVTNTTLEQDKFLEIIRDIVDSVYKKVFHFDQYEIDVKLTCGISFSHKNNKLITADIALQSAKKDHKDYLVFYDELDKFQEYENNMLWTKKLKAAFINDKIEVFFQPLINNNTMKVDKYECLVRLIDEEEKVISPFFFLDISKKSNQYTKLTKIVIEKSFKRFENLPFEFSVNISYEDIEEPGFLDFIKEMLRKYKVGNRVVFEILEDENVKNYSFLISFIDEIKALGCKVAIDDFGSGYSNFEHLLKMNVDYLKIDASLIKNIATDENSYKITKTIIEFAKSLNLQTIAEFVENEKIFDIIKDLGADFSQGYYFSAPISKPDLYEFPGDTNE; this is translated from the coding sequence ATGCGTTTCAATGTATTAATAGCTGATATTAGTCTAAAAGATTTCAAAGATTTCAATCAGTTTATTAAAGATAAATTAGATGATATTAATATAAGTTTTTCATCAAATGGTGATGAAATTCTATTTAATATTGAAAATAGTAATCTTGTTTTGTTAAGTACGAGTATTGACAATCATAGTGAGATAATAGAGAAATGTAATGATTTAGGTATCTATGTAATTCTTTTAGCAAATGAACTACCCTCTGGTAGTTCATCATTAAGAGAAATGGATATTTTAATCAAACCTTTAAACTATGAAGAAATTCTTTCAAAATTTGAATATTACACACGAGCATTCAAAAAAGATAGTTTCTTACAAAAAGAACATGAACTTTCAAGTTCAGTAATCAAAAATATAAATAATCCACTTTTCATAACAGATGGTTTTAATGCCATTTTTACAAATGATCATTTTAATAAACTTACTGGTTGTGAAAATGAGAATGAAGTTAATAGAAAATACAATGTAATTTCTAATGCTTTTGAAATTGAAGAAACATCTACAGTTACTAAAGAAAATAAAGACTGGTTAAAATATTGTGATGAAAAAGGCACAAAAGTTTGTATTATTAATGAAAATGATGAAAAGAAATTTTTCTCAATTCAAAGAATTAATTTAACACATAACAATACAAGTATTATTTTACTAACTGATATTAGCCATGAAATAAAATATAAAAATGATCTAGATAATCTTTTATATACAGATAACTTAACAAAGTTACCTAATAGAGCAAGATTAATTGAACAATTACAAAGTAATAAAGATTTAATATTAGAATCAATTTCTATTTTAGATATTAACTCATTTAAAGAGATTAATGACTTCTTTGGTCATAAAATTGGTGATTCCATACTAAAAGGTGTTGGAGAACTAATTTATGCAAGTATTGAAAACTATCCAGATTTAAGTCTATATAAGTTCCCTGCGGATACTTATTGTGTTACTAATACAACTTTAGAACAAGATAAATTTCTTGAGATAATAAGAGATATAGTTGATTCTGTATATAAAAAAGTATTCCATTTTGATCAATATGAGATTGATGTAAAACTTACTTGCGGAATCTCTTTTTCTCATAAGAATAATAAGCTAATTACTGCTGATATTGCATTGCAATCAGCAAAAAAAGATCATAAAGATTACTTAGTATTTTATGATGAACTTGACAAATTTCAAGAGTATGAAAATAATATGCTTTGGACTAAAAAACTAAAAGCTGCATTTATTAATGATAAAATTGAAGTATTTTTTCAGCCTTTAATTAACAATAATACAATGAAAGTTGATAAGTATGAGTGTTTAGTAAGACTAATTGATGAAGAAGAAAAGGTTATTTCACCATTCTTTTTCTTAGATATTTCAAAAAAATCTAACCAATATACAAAACTTACAAAGATAGTAATTGAAAAATCTTTTAAAAGATTTGAAAATTTACCATTTGAATTTTCTGTAAATATTTCTTATGAAGATATTGAAGAACCTGGGTTCTTAGATTTTATTAAAGAAATGCTAAGAAAATATAAAGTTGGAAATAGAGTTGTATTTGAAATTCTAGAAGATGAAAATGTAAAAAACTATAGTTTTTTAATCTCTTTTATTGATGAGATTAAAGCATTAGGTTGTAAAGTTGCAATTGATGATTTTGGTTCAGGATACTCAAACTTTGAGCATTTATTAAAAATGAATGTTGATTATTTAAAAATTGATGCATCATTAATTAAGAATATTGCAACAGATGAAAACTCATATAAGATTACAAAAACAATTATAGAATTTGCAAAAAGTTTAAACTTACAAACAATTGCAGAGTTTGTTGAGAATGAAAAGATATTTGATATTATTAAAGATTTAGGAGCTGACTTTTCACAAGGTTATTATTTCTCTGCACCAATATCAAAACCAGATTTATATGAATTTCCAGGAGATACAAATGAATAA
- a CDS encoding diguanylate cyclase: MNKEILQDISVLYVEDENDVREFTSKLLGSLVKKVYSAENGLVGLETFEKHQDQIDLIVSDINMPKMDGLEMCTRIKKINDLIPIVITSAHNDPNFLKKAIDVGVNTYAMKPIDLYQLVESMIKAIEPIILKRKLEQLNISLETRVEQEIQKIKSILDAQDNIVIVTNNETITNVNKKFLDFFEVNSIDEFTEKTDNIYDFFQEEYGFVTRTLLIKQDCWIKYIKNLPEVDRVVKIKNKNNEERVFTVNIDNYDNKIDYFVISLTDVTELKEKSNLLEYQASHDSLTGLNNRNKFKELFGKEIRRGIRYKNDLSLVLFDLDLFKNINDTHGHQIGDEVLKDISQIVLASVREHDTVVRWGGEEFLILLPETDLEGARNVAEKIREAIENKKISSLDLSITASFGVSVLKLEDEEDSFIARVDDALYEAKNQGRNKVITM, translated from the coding sequence ATGAATAAAGAAATATTACAAGACATTTCTGTTTTATATGTTGAAGATGAAAATGATGTAAGAGAGTTTACATCAAAATTATTAGGATCTCTTGTAAAAAAAGTATATTCTGCTGAAAATGGATTAGTAGGATTAGAAACATTTGAAAAACATCAAGATCAGATTGATTTAATTGTTTCTGACATTAATATGCCAAAAATGGATGGCTTAGAAATGTGTACTAGAATTAAAAAAATAAATGATTTAATTCCTATTGTTATTACAAGTGCTCATAATGATCCAAATTTTCTAAAAAAAGCTATTGATGTAGGTGTAAATACTTATGCTATGAAACCAATTGATTTATACCAATTAGTTGAGAGTATGATTAAAGCAATTGAGCCTATTATTTTAAAAAGAAAACTTGAACAACTAAATATTTCATTAGAAACTAGAGTTGAACAAGAAATTCAAAAGATAAAATCAATTCTTGATGCACAAGATAATATTGTAATTGTTACAAACAATGAAACTATTACGAATGTTAATAAGAAATTCTTAGATTTCTTTGAAGTTAATTCAATTGATGAATTTACAGAAAAGACTGATAATATTTATGATTTTTTCCAAGAAGAATATGGCTTTGTAACTAGAACTTTATTAATAAAACAAGATTGTTGGATTAAATATATTAAGAATCTTCCAGAAGTTGATAGAGTTGTAAAAATAAAAAATAAAAATAATGAAGAGAGAGTTTTTACTGTAAATATTGATAACTATGATAATAAGATAGACTATTTTGTTATCTCATTAACTGATGTTACAGAATTAAAAGAAAAATCTAATTTATTAGAGTATCAAGCAAGTCATGATTCTTTAACAGGTTTAAATAATAGAAATAAATTCAAAGAGTTATTTGGTAAAGAAATAAGAAGAGGTATTAGATATAAAAATGATCTATCACTTGTTTTATTTGATTTAGATCTGTTTAAAAATATAAATGATACTCATGGACACCAAATTGGGGATGAAGTTTTAAAAGATATTTCTCAAATAGTATTAGCAAGTGTTAGAGAACATGACACTGTTGTACGTTGGGGTGGAGAAGAATTCTTAATCTTATTACCAGAAACTGACCTTGAAGGTGCAAGAAATGTTGCTGAAAAAATTAGAGAGGCAATTGAAAATAAAAAGATAAGTTCTTTAGATCTTTCTATTACAGCTAGTTTTGGTGTATCTGTACTAAAACTTGAAGATGAAGAAGATAGTTTTATTGCTAGAGTTGATGATGCTTTATATGAAGCAAAAAATCAAGGGAGAAACAAAGTAATAACTATGTAG
- the trpD gene encoding anthranilate phosphoribosyltransferase produces MFNSAKLKFDDIFENRLPEQEVKDYLIELYERGEDAAEIAGAASAMRDHLIPLPIHYDLKEKLIDNCGTGGDKSNSFNVSTTVSILLSACDCYVAKHGNRSITSKSGSADMLEALGINLDMTLENSARMLEDAGFCFMFAQKHHPAMKHIMPIRKSIPHRTIFNILGPLSNPATVSKQLIGVFDKSFINKIAYALDMLDTKRSIIVSSKDGMDEISISDITYATSLYNGKVEDFEINPENYGLKLAPKEEIVGGDAIFNAQITKDILSNKTNDAKLDIVLINAAAALIVDEKARDFQDGIEIARDAILSGRAKTKLEEIIKISNQL; encoded by the coding sequence ATGTTTAATTCAGCAAAGTTAAAATTTGATGATATCTTTGAAAATAGACTTCCGGAACAAGAAGTAAAAGACTATTTAATCGAATTATATGAAAGAGGAGAAGATGCAGCTGAAATAGCAGGTGCAGCTAGTGCTATGAGAGATCATCTTATACCTTTACCAATTCATTATGATTTAAAAGAAAAACTAATTGATAATTGTGGAACAGGTGGAGATAAATCAAACTCTTTTAATGTATCTACAACTGTTTCGATTTTATTATCAGCTTGTGATTGTTATGTTGCAAAACATGGTAATAGAAGTATTACTAGTAAATCAGGTAGTGCTGATATGCTTGAAGCATTAGGTATAAATCTTGATATGACATTAGAAAACTCAGCTAGAATGTTAGAAGATGCAGGTTTTTGTTTTATGTTTGCACAAAAACATCACCCGGCTATGAAACATATTATGCCAATAAGAAAATCAATTCCACATAGAACAATTTTTAATATTTTAGGACCATTATCAAATCCTGCAACTGTTTCAAAACAATTAATTGGAGTATTTGATAAATCATTTATCAATAAAATTGCTTATGCTTTAGACATGTTAGATACAAAAAGATCTATTATTGTTTCATCTAAAGATGGAATGGATGAAATTTCAATTTCGGATATTACATATGCAACATCTTTATATAATGGAAAAGTTGAAGACTTTGAAATTAATCCAGAAAATTATGGATTAAAATTAGCTCCTAAAGAAGAGATTGTTGGTGGAGATGCAATATTTAATGCTCAAATAACAAAAGATATTTTATCTAATAAAACAAATGATGCAAAACTTGATATTGTTCTAATTAATGCTGCTGCTGCACTTATAGTAGATGAAAAAGCTAGAGATTTCCAAGATGGAATTGAGATTGCAAGAGATGCCATTCTAAGTGGAAGAGCTAAAACTAAATTAGAAGAAATTATCAAAATTTCTAATCAATTATAA
- the polA gene encoding DNA polymerase I translates to MKKTITVIDTFGFLFRAYYALPPLKSKTGFPTGLLTGFMNFVSNVGKDFQTDYIVFALDSKGDTFRSDIYPEYKSHRPDVPEDLLKQLPIAIDFIEKMGFKSAIKTGFEADDLIASIAYDAKEKGLEVRVVSHDKDLYQLIQEDIFLFDPIKKTVITEVECYDKYGVYPSQFTDYQSLLGDSADNVPGVKGVGAKTAEALIKEYGTLDNIYENLENIEKKRWKTLLTDGKELAYISKQLVTLSTDCHCIDNLDEFQLPNENPILKISDTLMEYDLHRIIDRVNKNGLNYKTKLPDAPAPKVEIKRDYILLNNENELIKVINSIPKDSIVAFDTETTDVDTKSAKIVGFSFAWEDDKAYYAPIGHFYLGVEDQISLDSAKKAIELLNNYKLVLQNFKYDYVIVKKNLNIELTLYADTMILAWLLNTSEKVGLDYQVDKYFDHKMIAFKDVVKKGENFSNVELSKACEYAAEDALMTLKLFNKLLERFKETENETLLELAFSTEFDFINVLANMEDNGVKINTKQLEDLKVSNSAFVQELTSKIYEAAGGEFNINSPKQLGVILFETLGLPVVKKTKTGYSTNEVVLHKLIDSHEIIPLLLQYREAFKLQSTYIEPLLELALKNDENKIFTSFLQTGTATGRLSSKNPNLQNIPVRSEAGGKIRKAFIAREGYKLVGIDYSQIELRLLAHFSEDEALLNAFNSGLDIHRQTAVKIFGEELADEKRSIAKSINFGLLYGMGSKKLGDTLGIPSKEAKVYIESYFDAFVSVKNYLKSIEEYSYEHGFVKTLLNRKRLFDYDSANGMQKAAYLRESVNTLFQGSAADLIKLSMIEIDKKYKNNQDIKMLLQIHDELIFEIKDDMIEEITKDLVSIMENILELKVPLEVSKCVGMTWQDLK, encoded by the coding sequence ATGAAAAAAACAATAACTGTTATAGATACTTTTGGATTCTTATTTAGAGCTTATTATGCTCTACCTCCATTAAAATCAAAAACTGGTTTCCCAACAGGATTACTAACTGGTTTTATGAATTTTGTTTCAAATGTAGGTAAAGATTTTCAAACAGACTATATAGTATTTGCACTTGATTCTAAAGGTGATACTTTTAGAAGTGATATATATCCAGAATATAAATCTCATAGACCAGATGTTCCAGAAGATTTATTAAAACAATTACCAATTGCAATTGATTTCATTGAAAAAATGGGCTTTAAATCAGCTATTAAAACAGGTTTTGAAGCAGATGATCTTATCGCATCTATTGCATATGATGCAAAAGAAAAAGGTTTAGAAGTAAGAGTTGTATCACATGATAAAGATTTATACCAACTAATACAAGAAGATATATTCTTATTTGACCCAATTAAAAAAACAGTTATTACAGAAGTAGAATGTTATGACAAGTATGGAGTTTATCCTAGCCAATTTACTGATTATCAATCATTATTAGGGGATAGCGCGGATAATGTTCCTGGAGTTAAAGGAGTAGGGGCTAAAACAGCTGAAGCTTTAATCAAAGAATACGGGACACTTGATAATATTTATGAAAACTTAGAAAATATTGAGAAAAAAAGATGGAAAACTTTATTAACAGATGGTAAAGAATTAGCTTATATTTCAAAACAATTAGTTACTTTAAGTACAGATTGTCATTGTATTGATAATTTAGATGAGTTTCAATTACCCAATGAGAATCCAATTTTAAAAATCTCTGATACTTTAATGGAATATGATTTACATAGAATTATTGACAGAGTAAATAAAAATGGCTTGAATTATAAAACAAAACTTCCAGATGCTCCTGCACCAAAAGTAGAAATAAAAAGAGATTATATTCTTCTAAATAATGAAAATGAATTAATCAAAGTAATTAATTCAATTCCAAAAGATTCTATTGTAGCTTTTGATACAGAAACTACAGATGTAGATACTAAAAGTGCAAAAATAGTAGGATTCTCATTTGCATGGGAAGATGATAAAGCTTATTATGCACCAATAGGGCATTTTTATTTAGGAGTAGAAGATCAAATAAGTTTAGATAGTGCAAAAAAAGCTATTGAATTATTAAATAACTACAAATTAGTTTTACAAAACTTCAAATATGATTATGTAATTGTTAAAAAGAATTTAAATATAGAATTAACTTTATACGCAGATACAATGATTTTAGCTTGGTTATTAAATACAAGTGAAAAAGTGGGATTAGATTATCAAGTAGATAAATATTTTGACCATAAAATGATTGCTTTTAAAGATGTAGTAAAAAAAGGTGAAAACTTCTCTAATGTAGAATTATCAAAAGCTTGCGAATATGCAGCTGAAGATGCTTTAATGACATTAAAGCTATTTAATAAGCTTTTAGAGAGATTTAAAGAGACAGAAAATGAAACTTTATTAGAATTAGCATTTAGTACTGAATTTGACTTTATTAATGTATTAGCGAATATGGAAGATAACGGTGTTAAGATCAATACTAAGCAATTAGAGGACTTAAAAGTATCAAATAGTGCATTTGTTCAAGAATTAACTTCTAAGATATATGAAGCAGCTGGTGGAGAGTTTAATATTAACTCGCCTAAACAATTAGGAGTTATATTATTTGAAACACTAGGACTACCAGTAGTTAAAAAAACAAAGACTGGGTATAGTACAAATGAAGTGGTATTACACAAACTAATTGATTCACATGAAATTATTCCTTTACTATTACAATATAGAGAAGCTTTTAAACTACAATCAACTTATATTGAACCATTATTAGAACTTGCGCTTAAAAATGATGAAAATAAAATTTTTACTTCATTTTTACAAACTGGAACTGCAACAGGTAGATTAAGTTCAAAAAATCCTAATTTACAAAATATTCCAGTAAGAAGTGAAGCAGGTGGGAAAATAAGAAAAGCATTCATTGCAAGAGAAGGCTACAAACTTGTTGGTATTGATTACTCTCAAATTGAATTAAGACTTCTTGCTCACTTTAGTGAAGATGAAGCTTTATTAAATGCATTCAATAGTGGCCTTGATATTCATAGACAAACAGCCGTTAAAATTTTCGGTGAAGAATTAGCAGATGAAAAAAGATCAATAGCAAAATCAATTAACTTTGGATTACTATATGGTATGGGTTCAAAAAAACTTGGAGATACTCTTGGAATTCCTTCTAAAGAAGCAAAAGTTTATATTGAATCATATTTTGATGCATTCGTTAGTGTAAAAAATTATCTTAAATCAATTGAAGAGTACTCATATGAGCATGGATTTGTAAAAACATTATTAAATAGAAAACGATTATTTGACTATGATTCAGCAAATGGAATGCAAAAAGCAGCATATTTAAGAGAATCAGTTAATACTTTATTTCAAGGAAGTGCAGCCGATTTAATTAAACTTTCAATGATTGAAATTGATAAAAAATACAAAAATAACCAAGATATTAAAATGCTACTTCAAATCCATGACGAACTTATCTTTGAGATTAAAGATGACATGATTGAAGAAATAACTAAAGATTTAGTTAGTATTATGGAGAATATTTTAGAGTTAAAAGTACCTTTAGAGGTGTCAAAGTGTGTAGGAATGACATGGCAGGATTTAAAATAA
- the tsaE gene encoding tRNA (adenosine(37)-N6)-threonylcarbamoyltransferase complex ATPase subunit type 1 TsaE → MQKEFILELEEIDTITQSLKETISNEDCIVILRGDLASGKTTLVKNYVKSLGIDDLVTSPTFSLQSIYSEMIFHYDVYNKSLEEFIALGMLEEFEKSGIHFVEWGDEKLHKLLLEYGYNVILVKITKRDNKRQYKIES, encoded by the coding sequence TTGCAAAAAGAGTTTATTTTAGAATTAGAAGAGATTGATACAATAACTCAATCCTTAAAAGAGACTATTTCAAATGAAGATTGTATTGTAATACTAAGAGGAGATTTAGCAAGTGGAAAAACGACACTAGTTAAAAACTATGTTAAATCTCTAGGAATAGATGATTTAGTTACATCTCCTACTTTTTCACTACAATCAATTTATTCAGAAATGATATTTCATTATGATGTATATAACAAATCATTAGAAGAATTTATTGCATTAGGAATGCTAGAAGAGTTTGAAAAATCTGGTATTCATTTTGTAGAGTGGGGTGATGAAAAACTTCATAAACTTTTACTTGAATATGGTTATAACGTAATACTAGTAAAAATCACAAAAAGAGATAATAAAAGGCAATATAAAATTGAATCATAG
- a CDS encoding argininosuccinate synthase, producing the protein MSKKDVKKVVLAYSGGLDTSTILKWLQDEYNAEVITFTADLGQGEEVEPAREKALACGIKPENIFILDIKEEFVKDYVFPMFRANAIYEGEYLLGTSIARPLIAKKQIEIANKMGADAVSHGATGKGNDQVRFELGYLGLNPDITVIAPWREWDLNSREKLLAYAKENGIEIDKKHIDENGNPAVSPYSMDANLLHISYEGLSLEDPNAEPEESMWLWSNSPENAPDEAEYITIGYKSGDPISINGEEMSPATILETLNTYGNKHGIGRIDIVENRYVGMKARGCYETPGGTIMLKAHRAIESITLDREAAHLKDELMPKYAKLIYQGYWFSPEREMMQAAIDTTQQNVEGTVKLKLYKGNVVVVGRESEKSLFSEAHSTFEEDEVYNQKDAEGFIRLNALRFIISGENKKYYHL; encoded by the coding sequence ATGAGTAAAAAAGATGTTAAAAAAGTAGTACTAGCTTACAGTGGTGGGCTTGATACTTCTACAATTTTAAAATGGCTTCAAGATGAGTATAATGCTGAAGTTATTACTTTTACTGCTGACCTAGGTCAAGGCGAAGAAGTAGAACCTGCAAGAGAAAAAGCATTAGCTTGTGGAATTAAACCAGAAAATATTTTTATATTAGATATTAAAGAAGAATTTGTAAAAGATTACGTATTCCCAATGTTCAGAGCGAATGCTATTTATGAAGGTGAATATCTATTAGGAACTTCTATTGCTAGACCGCTTATTGCTAAAAAACAGATTGAAATTGCAAATAAAATGGGTGCAGATGCTGTATCTCACGGTGCAACTGGAAAAGGTAATGATCAAGTTAGATTTGAACTTGGATATTTAGGATTAAATCCTGATATTACTGTTATTGCTCCATGGAGAGAATGGGACTTAAACTCTAGAGAAAAATTACTTGCATATGCAAAAGAAAATGGAATTGAAATCGATAAAAAACATATTGATGAAAATGGTAATCCAGCTGTTAGCCCATATTCAATGGATGCTAACCTTTTACATATCTCTTATGAAGGTTTATCTTTAGAAGATCCTAATGCTGAACCTGAAGAATCAATGTGGTTATGGTCTAATTCTCCTGAGAATGCACCTGATGAAGCTGAATATATCACTATTGGATACAAAAGTGGTGATCCTATTTCTATTAATGGTGAAGAAATGTCACCTGCAACTATCTTAGAAACATTAAACACTTACGGTAACAAACATGGTATAGGAAGAATTGACATTGTTGAAAATAGATATGTTGGAATGAAAGCTAGAGGTTGTTACGAAACTCCAGGTGGAACTATCATGTTAAAAGCTCACAGAGCTATTGAATCAATTACTCTTGATAGAGAAGCTGCTCACTTAAAAGATGAGTTAATGCCTAAATATGCAAAGTTAATCTACCAAGGTTACTGGTTCTCTCCAGAGAGAGAAATGATGCAAGCTGCAATTGATACTACACAACAAAATGTTGAAGGTACAGTTAAATTAAAACTTTACAAAGGTAATGTAGTTGTTGTTGGAAGAGAATCTGAAAAATCATTATTCTCTGAAGCTCACTCTACTTTTGAAGAAGATGAAGTTTATAACCAAAAAGATGCAGAAGGGTTTATTAGACTTAATGCATTAAGATTCATCATTTCAGGTGAAAATAAAAAATATTATCATTTATAA
- the kdsB gene encoding 3-deoxy-manno-octulosonate cytidylyltransferase — translation MIIIPARLNSSRFANKILVDILGLPMVIKTAKQVSSLDKVVIATDSQEVIDLAKEHGFDAVMTSSEHQSGTDRINEAVNKLNLDDNEIIINVQADEPFIETEVVQAVINRVKKVNEDNEDVMIVSCHKQISSELADDPNHVKVVLDENTNAIYFSRAKVPYHRDHYENAIYNGHLGIYGFTKKSLNNFCSLSPSKLESVEKLEQLRAIDNGNIIAMVKVESKSFGIDTQEDLDNALKIFNK, via the coding sequence ATGATAATCATCCCTGCAAGATTGAATTCAAGTAGATTTGCTAATAAAATATTGGTTGATATTTTAGGCTTACCAATGGTAATCAAAACAGCTAAACAAGTTAGTTCATTAGATAAAGTTGTAATTGCAACAGATTCACAAGAAGTTATAGATTTAGCAAAAGAACATGGTTTTGATGCTGTAATGACATCAAGTGAACACCAAAGTGGTACGGATAGAATTAATGAAGCAGTAAACAAGTTAAATTTAGATGACAATGAAATTATTATTAATGTTCAAGCTGATGAACCTTTTATTGAAACAGAGGTAGTTCAAGCTGTAATAAATAGAGTTAAAAAAGTAAATGAAGATAATGAAGATGTAATGATTGTATCTTGTCATAAACAAATTAGCTCAGAACTTGCTGATGATCCAAACCATGTTAAAGTTGTACTGGATGAAAATACTAATGCAATTTATTTCTCCAGAGCTAAAGTTCCTTATCATAGAGATCACTATGAAAATGCAATTTATAATGGCCATTTAGGTATCTATGGATTCACTAAAAAATCATTAAATAATTTTTGCTCATTATCTCCTTCTAAATTGGAATCAGTTGAAAAATTAGAACAACTAAGAGCAATTGACAACGGAAATATAATAGCAATGGTTAAAGTTGAATCAAAATCTTTTGGTATTGATACTCAAGAAGATTTGGATAATGCGTTAAAAATTTTTAATAAATAA